The proteins below come from a single Drosophila suzukii chromosome X, CBGP_Dsuzu_IsoJpt1.0, whole genome shotgun sequence genomic window:
- the su(w[a]) gene encoding protein suppressor of white apricot isoform X2, whose protein sequence is MMPYNVRNAGGGSVGGILRRTGLGSGSGPGSTALSNGNGTGGAGSSASLENHRQTPLELLVFGYACKIFRDDEKAREMDHGKQLIPWMGDVNLKIDRYDVRGALCELAPHEAPPGGYGNRLEYLSAEEQRAEQLCEEERYLFLYNNEEELRLRQERVLSWSRGRPQAAAAGDLRRQLQPGGLPVRWPVGSLGFPRRLFHGALATFAHFRGERAALRPTIHTDAGTSIGHAVAGNYEAARHHREDCSLHRHPGRPDGNPNQGEAGEQRAV, encoded by the exons ATGATGCCCTACAATGTGCGAAACGCCGGCGGCGGAAGCGTTGGCGGAATCCTCCGGCGCACAGGCCTCGGATCCGGCTCCGGGCCCGGGTCCACGGCGCTCAGTAATGGAAACGGCACGGGAGGAGCGGGGTCCTCCGCGAGCCTGGAAAACCACCGACAAACGCCGCTGGAACTGCTCGTTTTCGGCTACGCCTGCAAGATTTTCCGGGACGACGAGAAGGCGCGGGAAATGGACCACGGCAAGCAGCTAATTCCCTGGATGGGCGATGTAAATCTCAAGATAGACAG ATACGATGTGCGAGGTGCCCTCTGCGAGCTAGCGCCCCACGAGGCGCCACCAGGAGGATATGGCAACAGATTGGAGTACTTGAGCGCCGAGGAACAGCGCGCCGAGCAGCTCTGCGAGGAGGAGCGCTACCTGTTCCTCTACAACAACGAGGAGGAGCTGCGACTGCGACAAG AGAGAGTCCTTTCTTGGAGCAG AGGAAGACCTCAAGCGGCTGCAGCAGGAGACCTCCGGCGGCAACTACAGCCAGGTGGGCTTCCAGTACGATGGCCAGTCGGCAGCCTCGGCTTCCCTCGGCGGCTCTTCCACGGCGCCCTCGCAACTTTCGCCCACTTCCGAGGAGAGCGAGCTGCCCTTCGTCCTACCATACACACTGATGCTGGTACCTCCATTGGACATGCAGTTG CCGGAAACTATGAAGCAGCACGCCATCATCGAGAAGACTGCTCGCTTCATCGCCACCCAGGGCGCCCAGATGGAAATCCTAATCAAGGCGAAGCAGGCGAACAACGCGCAGTTTGA
- the su(w[a]) gene encoding protein suppressor of white apricot isoform X1, whose protein sequence is MMPYNVRNAGGGSVGGILRRTGLGSGSGPGSTALSNGNGTGGAGSSASLENHRQTPLELLVFGYACKIFRDDEKAREMDHGKQLIPWMGDVNLKIDRYDVRGALCELAPHEAPPGGYGNRLEYLSAEEQRAEQLCEEERYLFLYNNEEELRLRQEEDLKRLQQETSGGNYSQVGFQYDGQSAASASLGGSSTAPSQLSPTSEESELPFVLPYTLMLVPPLDMQLPETMKQHAIIEKTARFIATQGAQMEILIKAKQANNAQFDFLTQGGYLQPYYRHLLAAIKAAKFPPAPETTLDQQNPDQESQSTNVNSEDGVGGRRNTNQVITVPTIKYKPSANCAYTQLISKIKGVPLQAVLLEDESSNPGNSQHSGTASPTPSCRSEGHNSQGGEFTPVLLQYNGSTFTHEAEATVQEQQDENSREPPQVELLKNTSALALAQNYSSESEEEEDPAQPEKEPERKPEPVLTFPVPEESLRHIIDKTATYVIKNGRQFEETLRTKSVERFSFLLPANEFYAYYLYKVTGDVDAASKEEKTRKAAAVAAALMSKKGLSFGGAAAAVTGNNLDKAPVSFSIRARDEHGPLQPTLPQEASDEETSSIAGAEQVRPVMPDSVQRAIKQVETQLLARTAGQKAGGSSTASPSSSSPQKEQRQAEERVKDKLAQIAREKLNGMISREKQLQLERKRKAMAFLNQIKGEGATVGSAVPEAAPNPPEPAAGASQTTAPESDDESNESVRSIPITYFGPDDDDEVGDQKPEVRLEKETQEDEEDDEDEDGGDLEKYNLLNDDSTNTFTSKPVRPLVAPPPPAVLLSDDDDVQLVATTTSRSSSSRPRKTSRRSRSRSRNGRSSPSSASSRESPHRRRQRSSKLSKEPSSTPARKYQQQSTRRKSPKKRRRSKSRSRSRSVRRSRSISRANRRSRSRSYSGSRDTEQRRQQQRRRTPTKKTHKRHKRRRRSSSP, encoded by the exons ATGATGCCCTACAATGTGCGAAACGCCGGCGGCGGAAGCGTTGGCGGAATCCTCCGGCGCACAGGCCTCGGATCCGGCTCCGGGCCCGGGTCCACGGCGCTCAGTAATGGAAACGGCACGGGAGGAGCGGGGTCCTCCGCGAGCCTGGAAAACCACCGACAAACGCCGCTGGAACTGCTCGTTTTCGGCTACGCCTGCAAGATTTTCCGGGACGACGAGAAGGCGCGGGAAATGGACCACGGCAAGCAGCTAATTCCCTGGATGGGCGATGTAAATCTCAAGATAGACAG ATACGATGTGCGAGGTGCCCTCTGCGAGCTAGCGCCCCACGAGGCGCCACCAGGAGGATATGGCAACAGATTGGAGTACTTGAGCGCCGAGGAACAGCGCGCCGAGCAGCTCTGCGAGGAGGAGCGCTACCTGTTCCTCTACAACAACGAGGAGGAGCTGCGACTGCGACAAG AGGAAGACCTCAAGCGGCTGCAGCAGGAGACCTCCGGCGGCAACTACAGCCAGGTGGGCTTCCAGTACGATGGCCAGTCGGCAGCCTCGGCTTCCCTCGGCGGCTCTTCCACGGCGCCCTCGCAACTTTCGCCCACTTCCGAGGAGAGCGAGCTGCCCTTCGTCCTACCATACACACTGATGCTGGTACCTCCATTGGACATGCAGTTG CCGGAAACTATGAAGCAGCACGCCATCATCGAGAAGACTGCTCGCTTCATCGCCACCCAGGGCGCCCAGATGGAAATCCTAATCAAGGCGAAGCAGGCGAACAACGCGCAGTTTGACTTCCTTACCCAGGGCGGCTACCTACAGCCGTATTACCGTCACCTTTTGGCCGCCATCAAGGCGGCAAAGTTCCCGCCTGCTCCGGAAACTACATTGGATCAGCAAAATCCTGACCAGGAGTCGCAATCCACAAACGTAAACAGCGAGGACGGCGTGGGCGGAAGGAGAAATACCAACCAAGTCATCACGGTGCCCACAATAAAGTACAAACCCTCTGCTAACTGCGCCTACACCCAGCTAATCAGCAAGATCAAGGGCGTGCCGCTTCAAGCGGTTTTGCTGGAGGACGAGTCAAGTAATCCAGGAAACTCCCAGCACTCTGGTACGGCCTCCCCCACCCCCAGCTGCCGATCCGAAGGTCACAACAGTCAGGGAGGGGAATTCACGCCCGTGCTGCTCCAATACAACGGGAGCACGTTCACCCACGAAGCGGAAGCGACGGTCCAGGAACAGCAGGATGAGAACAGTCGCGAGCCGCCGCAGGTGGAGCTGCTCAAGAACACGAGTGCTCTGGCCTTGGCCCAAAACTACAGTTCCGAAagcgaggaggaggaggatccAGCTCAGCCAGAAAAGGAGCCCGAGAGG AAGCCGGAGCCCGTTTTGACGTTCCCCGTTCCGGAGGAGAGTCTGCGGCACATAATCGACAAGACGGCCACGTACGTGATCAAGAACGGACGCCAGTTCGAGGAGACCCTGCGCACGAAGAGCGTGGAGCGGTTTAGTTTCCTGCTGCCGGCAAACGAGTTCTATGCCTACTATTTGTACAAAGTGACGGGCGATGTGGACGCGGCTTCCAAGGAGGAGAAGACCCGCAAAGCGGCTGCCGTAGCAGCCGCCTTGATGTCCAAGAAGGGTCTCAGTTTTGGTGGAGCGGCAGCGGCAGTGACTGGGAACAATCTGGATAAGG CTCCTGTAAGTTTCTCCATTCGCGCACGGGATGAGCATGGTCCATTGCAACCCACTCTTCCGCAGGAGGCCAGCGACGAGGAGACCAGTTCGATTGCCGGGGCGGAGCAAGTGCGTCCGGTCATGCCAGATAGTGTGCAGAGGGCCATCAAGCAGGTGGAGACGCAACTGTTGGCCAGGACCGCCGGTCAGAAGGCAGGAGGGTCCTCCACGGCTTCCCCCTCAAGCTCTTCGCCGCAGAAAGAGCAGCGACAAG CCGAGGAGCGCGTGAAGGACAAGCTGGCGCAGATTGCACGTGAAAAGCTGAACGGTATGATTTCCCGCGAAAAGCAACTGCAACTCGAGCGAAAGCGTAAGGCGATGGCCTTTCTAAATCAGATAAAAG GTGAGGGTGCCACTGTGGGCTCCGCTGTGCCCGAAGCTGCTCCGAATCCTCCAGAGCCTGCAGCAGGAGCTTCCCAAACGACAGCCCCCGAAAGTGACGACGAGTCTAACGAGTCGGTGCGATCCATACCCATTACCTACTTTGGACCCGACGACGATGACGAAGTGGGAGATCAGAAGCCTGAGGTGAGACTTGAAAAGGAAACACAGGAGGATGAGGAGGACGACGAGGATGAGGACGGCGGCGATCTGGAGAAGTACAATCTGCTGAACGATGACAGCACGAACACCTTCACCAGCAAACCCGTGCGTCCCCTCGtggctcctcctcctcctgccgTTCTCCTCTCCGACGACGACGACGTCCAGCTGGTGGCCACGACCACCTCGCGATCCTCCAGCTCGCGTCCGCGCAAAACCTCCCGCCGGAGCAGAAGTCGCAGCCGGAATGGCCGGAGCAGTCCCAGCAGCGCTTCCAGTCGAGAATCCCCCCACCGACgacgccagagaagcagcaaACTTTCCAAGGAACCATCGTCGACCCCAGCCAGAAAATACCAGCAGCAGTCCACGCGAAGAAAGAGCCCCAAAAAGAGGAGGCGGAGTAAGAGTAGAAGCCGGTCCAGGAGCGTCCGGCGGAGCAGGAGCATATCAAGGGCCAACCGACGGAGCAGATCGCGAAGCTACTCTGGCAGTCGCGATACGgaacagcgacgccagcagcaACGGCGCCGCACGCCCACCAAGAAGACCCACAAGCGGCACAAGCGACGCAGGCGCAGCAGCTCCCCCTGA
- the LOC108015200 gene encoding chymotrypsin-elastase inhibitor ixodidin gives MWLPQNYLVLISCCCLMLTATAQVLITPRECPENETFLACGPSCQTECATLGKPCLINHIRCPDGCYCNKGFARNPGGRCIPLDKCNKGGYGK, from the exons ATGTGGCTCCCCCAGAATTATCTAGTGCTGATCAGCTGCTGCTGCCTGATGCTCACGGCCACAGCGCAGGTTCTCATAA CACCCCGAGAATGCCCGGAAAACGAGACCTTCCTGGCCTGTGGTCCCAGCTGCCAGACGGAATGTGCTACGCTGGGAAAACCCTGCCTGATTAACCACATTCGGTGTCCCGATGGATGCTACTGCAACAAGGGGTTCGCCAGGAACCCCGGGGGCAGGTGCATTCCCCTCGACAAGTGCAACAAAGGCGGTTACGGAAAGTAG
- the su(w[a]) gene encoding protein suppressor of white apricot isoform X3, which translates to MMPYNVRNAGGGSVGGILRRTGLGSGSGPGSTALSNGNGTGGAGSSASLENHRQTPLELLVFGYACKIFRDDEKAREMDHGKQLIPWMGDVNLKIDRYDVRGALCELAPHEAPPGGYGNRLEYLSAEEQRAEQLCEEERYLFLYNNEEELRLRQERVLSWSRLN; encoded by the exons ATGATGCCCTACAATGTGCGAAACGCCGGCGGCGGAAGCGTTGGCGGAATCCTCCGGCGCACAGGCCTCGGATCCGGCTCCGGGCCCGGGTCCACGGCGCTCAGTAATGGAAACGGCACGGGAGGAGCGGGGTCCTCCGCGAGCCTGGAAAACCACCGACAAACGCCGCTGGAACTGCTCGTTTTCGGCTACGCCTGCAAGATTTTCCGGGACGACGAGAAGGCGCGGGAAATGGACCACGGCAAGCAGCTAATTCCCTGGATGGGCGATGTAAATCTCAAGATAGACAG ATACGATGTGCGAGGTGCCCTCTGCGAGCTAGCGCCCCACGAGGCGCCACCAGGAGGATATGGCAACAGATTGGAGTACTTGAGCGCCGAGGAACAGCGCGCCGAGCAGCTCTGCGAGGAGGAGCGCTACCTGTTCCTCTACAACAACGAGGAGGAGCTGCGACTGCGACAAG AGAGAGTCCTTTCTTGGAGCAG GTTAAATTAG
- the su(w[a]) gene encoding protein suppressor of white apricot isoform X4 → MMPYNVRNAGGGSVGGILRRTGLGSGSGPGSTALSNGNGTGGAGSSASLENHRQTPLELLVFGYACKIFRDDEKAREMDHGKQLIPWMGDVNLKIDRYDVRGALCELAPHEAPPGGYGNRLEYLSAEEQRAEQLCEEERYLFLYNNEEELRLRQG, encoded by the exons ATGATGCCCTACAATGTGCGAAACGCCGGCGGCGGAAGCGTTGGCGGAATCCTCCGGCGCACAGGCCTCGGATCCGGCTCCGGGCCCGGGTCCACGGCGCTCAGTAATGGAAACGGCACGGGAGGAGCGGGGTCCTCCGCGAGCCTGGAAAACCACCGACAAACGCCGCTGGAACTGCTCGTTTTCGGCTACGCCTGCAAGATTTTCCGGGACGACGAGAAGGCGCGGGAAATGGACCACGGCAAGCAGCTAATTCCCTGGATGGGCGATGTAAATCTCAAGATAGACAG ATACGATGTGCGAGGTGCCCTCTGCGAGCTAGCGCCCCACGAGGCGCCACCAGGAGGATATGGCAACAGATTGGAGTACTTGAGCGCCGAGGAACAGCGCGCCGAGCAGCTCTGCGAGGAGGAGCGCTACCTGTTCCTCTACAACAACGAGGAGGAGCTGCGACTGCGACAAG GTTAA
- the su(w[a]) gene encoding protein suppressor of white apricot isoform X5 gives MMPYNVRNAGGGSVGGILRRTGLGSGSGPGSTALSNGNGTGGAGSSASLENHRQTPLELLVFGYACKIFRDDEKAREMDHGKQLIPWMGDVNLKIDRYDVRGALCELAPHEAPPGGYGNRLEYLSAEEQRAEQLCEEERYLFLYNNEEELRLRQVPIKSIPTTDKETTDIPLDISRESPFLEQVNTLSSPPDRLNRFFQVKLAGATSVVVVAVGSPEIQKPTEKFPVKPKVVI, from the exons ATGATGCCCTACAATGTGCGAAACGCCGGCGGCGGAAGCGTTGGCGGAATCCTCCGGCGCACAGGCCTCGGATCCGGCTCCGGGCCCGGGTCCACGGCGCTCAGTAATGGAAACGGCACGGGAGGAGCGGGGTCCTCCGCGAGCCTGGAAAACCACCGACAAACGCCGCTGGAACTGCTCGTTTTCGGCTACGCCTGCAAGATTTTCCGGGACGACGAGAAGGCGCGGGAAATGGACCACGGCAAGCAGCTAATTCCCTGGATGGGCGATGTAAATCTCAAGATAGACAG ATACGATGTGCGAGGTGCCCTCTGCGAGCTAGCGCCCCACGAGGCGCCACCAGGAGGATATGGCAACAGATTGGAGTACTTGAGCGCCGAGGAACAGCGCGCCGAGCAGCTCTGCGAGGAGGAGCGCTACCTGTTCCTCTACAACAACGAGGAGGAGCTGCGACTGCGACAAG TACCAATCAAATCAATACCAACCACCGATAAAGAAACCACCGACATCCCCCTCGATATTTCCAGAGAGAGTCCTTTCTTGGAGCAGGTAAATACGCTATCCTCACCACCTGATAGATTAAATCGTTTCTTTCAGGTTAAATTAGCTGGAGCGACtagtgttgttgttgttgctgtgggTAGTCCAGAGATCCAGAAACCCACGGAAAAGTTTCCAGTGAAGCCAAAAGTCGTTATCTAG